Genomic segment of Helicobacter enhydrae:
AGGTGGTATCAACCACAATCAAGAACGCGTATTTTTGCTCTCTACAACCTATGGTGGAGAAACACATCATTTGCGAGCTGCACAAAAGACCATAGAATTACTGATGCAAAATGATTATGAGATTACAAAACATATTTGGAACACAGGCAAAACTTTAAAAGAAGCCTACAATAAGATTGCCCAAGAATGCCATATCGCACAATACACACAAATCACAGGAATTGATTGTCGCCCATACTTCGTCTTTACAAATCAAAAAGGAGAAAATGATTCTATTCTTAGAACACTCTTTATGCAAGAAATGATTAAAAATAATGTTTTAGTCCAAACGCTCAATCCATCTTTTTCTCATCAAGAATCTGAAATATCACAAACAATTGATGCATTTGAAAAATCACTCAAAACTCTTGCAATAGCTATTGAAAACAATAGTGTTAGCTCCTTACTTCAAGGCTCTCCTATCAAACCTGTATTTAGAAAATATAATTGAGAGTAGCAAATGGAAGTTTTATACAAACAACAAGATAAACAGAAGTATTTCAAACACTACATGAGTTTCTTAGAAAAGAAACAATTGCCACTAAGCTATCATCCTTATATCATCAAATATTTTCACCTGATTGCTAAGCCCATAGAAGACAAGAGTTTTGTAGTAATCGAAAATCAACAATGTGTAGGAATCTGCTATTGTCCTATTTATGAAATTAATGGAAAGAAACATATTAGCAATAATGGTGGCTATACTCCTATTCCTATTGGGGAGAATGAAAGGATAACCAAGCATCTTTTCAATCTCTTAGATGAGATTGCAATCCAAACTTCTTGCTCTAGCATTCGTTTATATGTTGATTCACAATATAGCACACAATTTATCAATCAGAGAATGATGTCTGATACAGAAAACATGCTTTTGTTAAAAAAATATGGATATATTGATACTTCATCTATCAATACAATTGCTGATCTCACTCTCCCTCAAGAAGAGATGCGAAAACGCTTGAGAAAAAGTTATAAACCACTTATTAATTCGTATATGAAGAAATCGTGTTATTCAATTCATAAAATAACCCAAAGCAATCCAAACAAAGATATTCACGATCAATATGTCCATTTCCATCATCTCTGCTCTGGACGCAAAACTAGAAGTGATGAGAGCTTTGAGATTCAATATCAAATGCTTTTAGATGGATTTGCAACACTATTTGGACTTTGTTACAACAAAGATTTTATTGGATTTTGCTACTTTTTTCATCATTTTCATTATGTTACATATCATAGTGGAGCTGATGATCCCAAATACGAAGGAAGCAAGATTCCAATCTATCATCTCATACTTTGGAATGCCTTTTGTGATTTTCATAAGATGGGCTATGTAAGTTGCAATATGAGCCAACCCTCTAATTTTTCAGTGTTGCAAGGTTTTGGAGATTATAGTGATGAGAAACAAATCAATATTGCAAGCTTTAAAAGAGGTGTGGGGGGGGGGCTACTCCTCTTATTCGAGGGATTAAATATTTTGATAAAGAATGCTTAATTGAAGAGATTGATTTTTTTAAAAAAGAAGGATTAGAAAAATGTTAGATATTTTTATTGAAGGTGAAGTGATTGATTTGAGAATCCCAACGCTAGAGCTTGCAGAAACATCTGATTGGTATAAATGGTTTAATCATCCACATACAACAGCTTTCTTAGAACACGGGGTGTTTCCAAACACTCGTGAAAAACAAATAGAGTTTTTCAAAAGAGCGATGGACGAAAGACTTTTGTTGATGGTTACAAACAAAGATGGGACAATTATTGGATCCACTAGCTTAATGAATATTGATTACAAAACACGCACTGCTGGAAGTGGCTTGGTGATTGGAGATTTTATATGCAAAAACCCTCTTGAAGCCCTAGAAGCTGTTGCAAGAATCACTGAACATGGATTTTGCAAACTTGGATTGAAACGCATTGAAGCAGCACAACATATCAAGCTCATTCCTTGGTCGCATCGTATGAGCTTGATTGGTTATCGTCTTGAGGGGATTTTCCAAAAAGCTTTTGTGAAAGGTATTGAAGTTGTAGATGTTTTAAGAATCTCTGCTCATTATGATGACTATGAAAAGATTATTGCTTCAAGGGGGGGGGGTTATGGGATTCTCAAGAAAAAATGCTTGAGCGTGTTAAAAAACTTCCAAAGCCATCTATCCACAAAAAACTTCAAAAGTTTTTTGAAGAATCCCAAGAGTATTATCATAATATTTTTACATCATAAGGAAAAACAATGCTTCTAAAAGACAAAATAGTTATCATCACAGGGGGTGCTGGACTTATCGGAAAATCTCTGTGCCAAGCCATTATTCAAAATGGAGGGATTGCAGTGATAGCAGATATTTCTCAAGAGCTTGGAGAAAAGGCTCAACATCAAATCGATCCTTCAAAGGAGCATTCACTTTTTGTAGAAATGGATATCACTGCAAAAGAAAGTATTGCTAGTGCGATTGCAAAGATTCATCAAGAATATGGCAAGATTGATGCTTTGGTGAATAATGCCTATCCACGCACCAAGCTATGGGGGAAAAATGATTTTTATCATTTTGATTTTGAGGATTTTTGCCAAAATCTCAAACTCCAGCTTGGGGGCTATGTGCTTACAAGCCAACAATTTGCTCTTTATTTCAAAAAACAAGGTTGGGGGAATATCATATCGATGTCCTCGATTATGGGAGTTTATGCTCCAAAATTTGAAAACTATGTAGGCACGGATATGGATAGCGTAGTGGATTATTCTATCATCAAAGCAGGGATTAATCACATGACACGCTGGATGGCAAAATATCTTGCCAACACTGGCATTAGAGTTAATGCCATTGCACCGGGAGGAATCCTTGCTAACCAACCTCAAAGTTTCCTGCAAAAATATCGCAATTGCTGCACGAACAAAGGAATGCTTGATCCTCAAGATCTTAATGGCACTTTGATTTATCTGTTGAGTGATATGAGCAAATATGTCAATGGACAAATTCTTATTGTTGATGATGGATGGGGATTGTGAAACATAATATATTTTTGCTCGATAGAGATGGCGATATGCTTGAGTATATTCTCGCCCATTCTCAAGATAAGATTGTCGCACTAGTATGTGAAAAACACAAAAAAATCCTAGATCTTATTTCTCAATATCCAGAGAGGATTCTGCATATCATTGATTATAATGCTTTGCTTGATATTCAAAGCGTTGAATGTATTGATTATAGCTTGATTGCAAAAATGAAATTTGCTCAAATTGATATTGAAACCATGCTCCATCGCATCATGCTCAATAATCCTCTAGCCAAAGATATCTATCATCAACATCTCTCTTTTTTCGCACAAATTTTCAAACAAAATCAAATTGATATTTTGGTTTCTGCAGAAGCCAATCTTGCTTCACCTAATCATCATATCCCTTTTGCTCTATGCTGCCTACTTGGAATCCCTTGCTATTCTCTTGAAGGTTATCACTATACCGCTGTAGCACTCAAAAACCACAATAATCGCAAGGAAAACTACGCAACATCACAAAAAAACATTCCTTTTGTTAGTCAGACAATCTGTGCTTCTGCAGAAAATATCATTTATTACACACTCAAAACTTCAAAAGAATATCAAAAAATGAGCATCAAAAGAATCATCAAAAATTTTGCATTAAAACTTGGGGGTGAGATGCTCTCACAATTTCTTGTTTGTTTATCAAGGTTAAATTTTAAGCAAGATCGACTAGGCATCCCCTATTCTTATTGGGATAAACTCTATTATTTTTTTAGATACAAACAACTCAAAAGATACTATGACAAGCACTCCGTGATTCCTAATTTGAAAGAAAAATATATTTATTATAGCCTTCATCTTGAACCAGAGGCTGCGATCATAGGACAAACGATCCTAGAAAGTCAGCTTACCATCATCAAAATGCTCTCCCAAGCCCTCCCTAATGGGTGGAGATTATATGTCAAAGAACATCCACACCAATTTATGCTCAACAATGAAGTCTCTCATTATTTCATCAACAACTTGGATTTTTTCAAAAACATCAGCCTCTATCAAGAGATCAAAAAATTGAAAAATGTTGAATTAGTTTCGCTCAAAATTTCCTCAAAAGAGCTGATGCAAAATGCACAAGCAATTGCTACTTTTGGTGGAACTATTAGTTTAGAATCTGCATTTGATAATATTCCAGCTATTTTATTCAATCCCTTTGAAAGTGTATATGGAGTGCTAGATCATACTTTGCATGTAACTTCCTATGCTGATTTACTCACAGCAATCCAAAAGATTCAAGATGGTTTTTTGAAAGACAAAAAAATCAATATCCAAAAAATCAATCCTTATTTAGCCAATCCCAATGATGCTAACTTTTATGATAATCTTTTTGCCACTATCAAAGAACATGCCAAAACAATCAAACCCACAGGAGAGAAGCTTTGGTAGAACGATCTCTAGCCCCCATTGTCCTATTTGTCTATAATCGTCCATCACACACACGCCAAACGATACAAGCACTTTTGCAAAATCCCCTTGCCTCACAAAGTCAGCTTTTCATCTATTCAGATGCTCCAAAAGACACCAAAACAAAACAAGCCGTTGAAGAAGTAAGAGAATATATCCACACTATAGAGGGCTTTGAAAACATCACAATCATTGAGAGGGAGAGAAATTTTGGCTTAGCTGATTCTATCATCGATGGTGTAACTTCCATTGTGAATCAATATGGAAAAATCATTGTTTTGGAAGATGATATTGTCGTCTCTCCTTGTTTTTTGGAGTATATGAATGAAGCACTTGCTATGTATGAAGAAGATCTAAAAGTGGCTTGTATTTCTGCTTTTAATTTTCCTCTCAAATACCCTCAAAATATGCAAGATACAACTTTTTTCCTCAAAGGAGCGGATTGCTGGGGATGGGGCACTTGGGAAAGAGCGTGGAAACATTTTCAAAAGGATGGGAGCCAACTTCTAAAAGAGATTCAAGAAAAAAAATTGCAAAAACAATTTGATCTTGACAACTCCTACCCTTACACCCAAATGCTAAAAAATCAGATCAAAGGCAAAAACAATTCTTGGGCGGTCCGTTGGTATGCTTCTGCTTTTTTGAAAAATATGCTTTGTCTATACCCCAAACACTCTTTAGTCGAAAATATTGGCACAGATGGCACACATTTCAAAAATGCGAAAAAAAATGAGTTTTTTGGGGTTATTTCTGATACATCGTTTTGTATCACAAAGCTTAAGTGTCGTGAGAATCTTGAAGCAAGACAAGCTTTGATTTTTTTCTTTAAAAATCAAAAAGGGTTATTTTTTTGTAGAATATTAAAAAAAGCAAAGCAATTTTTGAGGATTTCGTGAAAACAATTTTTAAAAAACTATGCCCTCCAATCATTAAAGATTGTTTCAATCTTTTATTGCAAAGAAACATTCAATGGACTGGAAACTACACATCTTGGCAAGAAGCACAAACAAATGCGATTGGCTATGATCCAAATATGTTTATCCATCAGCTTGTCCAATCAGCAAAAATAGCAAGAGATGATGAGGAAAAAGTCGAGAGAGATAGCTTGATTTTCAATCGTTCAGAGGTCACCTATCCCTATCCATTGCTTAGCAATCTTTTTGCTTTTTGCACCCATACTCAAGCACAAAGTCTTTTCATTCTTGATCTTGGAGGTAGTTTGGGAAGCCTTTATTATCAGAATCGCAAGTTTTTGAGTTTGCTTCCAAAATTTACTTGGAATATTCTAGAACAAGAGCAGATCATCCAAATAGGTAAAAAAGAATTTCAAAACCACACATTGTTCTTCCACTCCTCATATCAAGAGGCGGGGACACGACTCAAAGCTTCAGATACAAAAATCCTTGTTTTATCAAGTGTTTTACAATATCTTGAAAAACCCTTTGAAACACTCAAGCCAATCTTAGAGTATTTTGATTTTGATTGCATTCTTGTTGATCGCACACCCTTTAGCACAAACCATCAAGCACGCATTGCGATTCAAAAAGTCCCAAAGCGTATTTATCATTCTTCTTACCCTTGTCATCTTTTTAGCAAACATTTCTTTCTAGACTTTTTCCAAAATTTCACAACTAGCAGGGGGGGGGGGTATGATTTGTTTGATGAATTTGATAGCTACATTGATTGCAACCAAAAAGAATTATTTTTCTTGGGCTTTGCATTCAAAAGGAGGGAGCAATGCTTAAAAAACTAAAACTTTTTTTTAGAAAACAACAATTCCACCCAAACTTTTTTGGAATCTTTCTCAACATTGTTGTTGTGGCACGAAAAGTATGATTTACAATTACTGCACTCTTTTTGATTCCAACTATCTTACAAGGGGCATTGCGATGCTTGAGAGCCTCAATCGACATACGCAAGACTTCCATCTCTATATTTTGGCTTTTGATACACTCGCTTACAATATTCTCACAAACATCAATCATCCCAAAACCACCATCATCAGTATGGAACAATTTGAGACGCCAGATTTGCTTCAAGTCAAGCAAGATCGCACAAGGGGAGAATATTGCTGGACTTGCACTCCATTTATCATTGATTATTGCATTCAGACTTTTAATCTCTCACATTGCACTTATCTTGATGCTGATTTATACTTTTTTGATAATCCCAATATTTTGATAGATGAAATGCAAGATAATTCGGTTTTGCTAACCAAACACAACTACACTCCAAAATACAATCAAGAAGCCACAAGTGGAATCTATTGCGTCCAATTTATGACTTTTAAAGCTACTCAAAAAGGTTTGGAAGCTTTGCAATGGTGGAAAGATCGTTGTTTTGAGTGGTGCTATGCACGCTTTGAAAATGGAAAGTTTGGAGATCAAAAGTATCTTGATGATTGGACACAACGCTTTGAGGGTGTGCATGTTTTGCAAAATATTCGAGGCGGACTTGCTCCTTGGAATATCCAACAATACCACGACATATCCCCTATTTTTTATCATTTTCATCATCTCAAATTTATCGATGAGGACAAAATCGATCTGTGTCCTTACTTTCTCCCCCCACACACAATCAAAACGATTTATGCTCCCTACATCCAACATTTGCTCCAATTGAGAATGCGATTTTATCCCCAAAATTTTGATGGACGCACCAAGCCACACTTCACTTGGAAAACGCCTTTGCGATGGATCAAACGCAAACTTCTCAACACATACAATATCTATAATCTCAAAAACTTTGGAATCTAAATGGCTTGTTATCTACAAATACCTACGCATAATGATGATAGAGGGAGTTTGAGTGTTATTGAAAAGATTCTGCCTTTTGAAATCAAGCGTGTTTATTATATGTATGATGTTTCCCAAACTCGAGGAGGACACGCACACATCAAAACAACTCAAGCCTTTGTGTGTTTGGGGGGAAGTTGCGAAATCGTTACACAGACAAAACAATGCAGACAAAGTTTCCTGCTTGATTCTCCTCAAAAATGCTTAGTTTTGGAGCCTCACGAATGGCATACGATTGAGAACCTTTCACCACAAGCTTTCTTGCTTGTCCTTGCATCAGAATACTACGATCCATCAGACTATATTGTGGAGATTCCCAATGATTGAATATGAAAACTTAAGCAAAGCCAATGCAAGATTTTCCCAAGAGTTCCAAGAACAATTTCATCATTTTTTGGAAAAAGGGTGGTTTATTTTGGGAGAAAATGTCTCAAAGTTTGAGGAAGAATTTGCCCAATATGTTGGCACAAAATATTGTGTAGGTGTAGCATCAGGACTTGATGCTCTAATTTTGTCCCTACAAGCACTCAATTTGCCAAAAGATTCTGAAGTGCTTGTCCCATCCAACACTTATATCGCTACCATTTTGTCTATTTTGAGGAATGATCTTAAGCCCGTTTTGGTAGAACCCAATATCCACACATACAATATCGATCCACACAAAATCAAAGAAAAAATCACCTCCAAAACCAAAGCGATTGTCATAGTGCATCTCTATGGCAAAGCGTGTGAAATGGATCCTATTCTCTCTATTTGCCGAGATTATGACTTGCATCTCGTAGAAGATTGTGCTCAAGCACACGGAGCAAGATACAAAAACAAGCAAGTGGGGACATTTGGGATTGGTTGTTTTAGCTTTTATCCCACAAAAAATCTTGGGGCTCTTGGAGATGCTGGAGGCATCACAACAAATGATCCACAATTGGCAGAAAAACTTAGGGCTTTACGCAATTATGGATCCAAACAAAAATACATCAATCAATATATTGGCTACAACTCAAGACTTGATGAGCTCCAGGCTTGTTTTTTGCGTATCAAACTTAAATCTTTGAATGAACTTATTGCCCATAAACGCACACTTGCAAGCCTCTATTTAGAAAATTTGAAGAAAGATTTTATCTGCCCTATTGTCGAAAAAGATTTTTTTGATGTG
This window contains:
- a CDS encoding GNAT family N-acetyltransferase — translated: MLDIFIEGEVIDLRIPTLELAETSDWYKWFNHPHTTAFLEHGVFPNTREKQIEFFKRAMDERLLLMVTNKDGTIIGSTSLMNIDYKTRTAGSGLVIGDFICKNPLEALEAVARITEHGFCKLGLKRIEAAQHIKLIPWSHRMSLIGYRLEGIFQKAFVKGIEVVDVLRISAHYDDYEKIIASRGGGYGILKKKCLSVLKNFQSHLSTKNFKSFLKNPKSIIIIFLHHKEKQCF
- the ptmA gene encoding flagellin modification protein PtmA; its protein translation is MLLKDKIVIITGGAGLIGKSLCQAIIQNGGIAVIADISQELGEKAQHQIDPSKEHSLFVEMDITAKESIASAIAKIHQEYGKIDALVNNAYPRTKLWGKNDFYHFDFEDFCQNLKLQLGGYVLTSQQFALYFKKQGWGNIISMSSIMGVYAPKFENYVGTDMDSVVDYSIIKAGINHMTRWMAKYLANTGIRVNAIAPGGILANQPQSFLQKYRNCCTNKGMLDPQDLNGTLIYLLSDMSKYVNGQILIVDDGWGL
- a CDS encoding glycosyltransferase; protein product: MVERSLAPIVLFVYNRPSHTRQTIQALLQNPLASQSQLFIYSDAPKDTKTKQAVEEVREYIHTIEGFENITIIERERNFGLADSIIDGVTSIVNQYGKIIVLEDDIVVSPCFLEYMNEALAMYEEDLKVACISAFNFPLKYPQNMQDTTFFLKGADCWGWGTWERAWKHFQKDGSQLLKEIQEKKLQKQFDLDNSYPYTQMLKNQIKGKNNSWAVRWYASAFLKNMLCLYPKHSLVENIGTDGTHFKNAKKNEFFGVISDTSFCITKLKCRENLEARQALIFFFKNQKGLFFCRILKKAKQFLRIS
- a CDS encoding methyltransferase, TIGR04325 family, with the translated sequence MKTIFKKLCPPIIKDCFNLLLQRNIQWTGNYTSWQEAQTNAIGYDPNMFIHQLVQSAKIARDDEEKVERDSLIFNRSEVTYPYPLLSNLFAFCTHTQAQSLFILDLGGSLGSLYYQNRKFLSLLPKFTWNILEQEQIIQIGKKEFQNHTLFFHSSYQEAGTRLKASDTKILVLSSVLQYLEKPFETLKPILEYFDFDCILVDRTPFSTNHQARIAIQKVPKRIYHSSYPCHLFSKHFFLDFFQNFTTSRGGGYDLFDEFDSYIDCNQKELFFLGFAFKRREQCLKN
- a CDS encoding glycosyl transferase; the protein is MIYNYCTLFDSNYLTRGIAMLESLNRHTQDFHLYILAFDTLAYNILTNINHPKTTIISMEQFETPDLLQVKQDRTRGEYCWTCTPFIIDYCIQTFNLSHCTYLDADLYFFDNPNILIDEMQDNSVLLTKHNYTPKYNQEATSGIYCVQFMTFKATQKGLEALQWWKDRCFEWCYARFENGKFGDQKYLDDWTQRFEGVHVLQNIRGGLAPWNIQQYHDISPIFYHFHHLKFIDEDKIDLCPYFLPPHTIKTIYAPYIQHLLQLRMRFYPQNFDGRTKPHFTWKTPLRWIKRKLLNTYNIYNLKNFGI
- a CDS encoding sugar 3,4-ketoisomerase; this translates as MACYLQIPTHNDDRGSLSVIEKILPFEIKRVYYMYDVSQTRGGHAHIKTTQAFVCLGGSCEIVTQTKQCRQSFLLDSPQKCLVLEPHEWHTIENLSPQAFLLVLASEYYDPSDYIVEIPND
- a CDS encoding DegT/DnrJ/EryC1/StrS family aminotransferase yields the protein MIEYENLSKANARFSQEFQEQFHHFLEKGWFILGENVSKFEEEFAQYVGTKYCVGVASGLDALILSLQALNLPKDSEVLVPSNTYIATILSILRNDLKPVLVEPNIHTYNIDPHKIKEKITSKTKAIVIVHLYGKACEMDPILSICRDYDLHLVEDCAQAHGARYKNKQVGTFGIGCFSFYPTKNLGALGDAGGITTNDPQLAEKLRALRNYGSKQKYINQYIGYNSRLDELQACFLRIKLKSLNELIAHKRTLASLYLENLKKDFICPIVEKDFFDVYHIFNIRHSQRDQLKSYLFEQNIATEIHYPIPSHRQEAMQGIFDTNYPIAETIHQTTLSLPISFAHTQEEIWQVIETLNKWKSIT